A DNA window from Pseudomonas resinovorans NBRC 106553 contains the following coding sequences:
- a CDS encoding ABC transporter permease, translating to MWLRSYSTSLYLFLYAPIALIVLFSFNAGRSGLSFKCCSVQWFGRAFGNPFIMEALGTSALIAFCSALIATFFGTLAVFGLQRAGKKVRMIFDAMTYCAIIIPGIVIGIATLIAFISLFEVVNPLLDLLLGAGLPRLRMGLATVIAAHSLFTMALVMVIVRTRVEAMDKALLEASADLYAPPLETFRRVTLPQIAPAILAGFLLAFTFSFDDFIIAFFVAGSETTLPIYIFSSIRRGITPEINAISTVIICVSLALLFTSRYLQNRRSGA from the coding sequence ATGTGGCTGCGCAGCTATTCCACCTCGCTCTACCTGTTCCTCTATGCGCCCATCGCGCTGATCGTGCTGTTCTCCTTCAACGCCGGGCGCAGCGGGCTGTCCTTCAAATGCTGCTCGGTGCAGTGGTTCGGTCGCGCCTTCGGCAACCCCTTCATCATGGAGGCCCTGGGCACCAGCGCGCTGATCGCCTTCTGCTCGGCGCTGATCGCCACCTTCTTCGGCACCCTGGCGGTGTTCGGCCTGCAACGCGCGGGCAAGAAGGTGCGCATGATCTTCGACGCCATGACCTACTGCGCGATCATCATCCCCGGCATCGTCATCGGCATCGCCACGCTGATCGCCTTCATCAGCCTGTTCGAGGTGGTCAACCCGCTGCTCGACCTGTTGCTGGGCGCCGGCCTGCCGCGCCTGCGCATGGGGCTCGCCACGGTGATCGCGGCGCATTCGCTGTTCACCATGGCGCTGGTGATGGTGATCGTCCGCACCCGCGTCGAGGCCATGGACAAGGCGCTGCTGGAAGCCTCCGCCGACCTCTATGCGCCACCTCTGGAAACCTTCCGCCGGGTGACCCTGCCGCAGATCGCCCCGGCCATCCTCGCCGGCTTCCTGCTGGCGTTCACCTTCAGCTTCGACGATTTCATCATCGCCTTCTTCGTCGCCGGCTCGGAAACCACCCTGCCGATCTACATCTTCTCCTCCATCCGCCGGGGCATCACCCCGGAGATCAACGCCATTTCCACGGTGATCATCTGCGTCTCCCTGGCGCTGCTGTTCACCTCCCGCTACTTGCAGAACCG